The following proteins come from a genomic window of Rhodoligotrophos sp. CJ14:
- a CDS encoding phenylacetate--CoA ligase family protein — protein MQPALSRTNLPLYIKSIDWDAYFEVIPPPDVWYNEIFLSWSKDQIRAYQNHHFLKMMGHAWKNPFYQKLWGAAGIEPGDITSMEDLQKLPSFDSDDIKKSLEAKPPFGEMCGIEFAEFARKSPLKLQTSGGTTGMPRPTLYGPLEWEYNGAFIARTIYAQSGRPGDVMQITSTLSLANMGWAYYKACHDYLGIVPITTGTGVVTPSRRQMEYARALGVNAWVSFPEYLTQLAKVMKTELGRDVRELGTKYICAYLGPDVDNGLRIQLQELWGCPVYDNYGTHEGGALAFEAEDQEGLYFMEDAVIFEFLDVETGRPVPTRQAGDICITHLHRHIPPLIRYNLRDLGRIKYDGASALGSNFRRMDKFLGRSDQMVKIRGVNIYPMACLQAVRSDDRSTGEWICIATRHERDGVLRDELTVRIELKSDGRSREGLKEYYENRLQNDLGIKIGVEFVEEGNLPEANIGKEGKPRRLIDERGTVKAS, from the coding sequence ATGCAACCCGCGCTCTCTCGAACCAACCTACCGCTGTACATCAAGTCAATTGACTGGGATGCCTATTTCGAAGTCATTCCGCCGCCGGACGTCTGGTATAATGAGATCTTCTTGTCATGGTCAAAGGACCAGATCCGCGCCTATCAGAACCATCATTTTCTCAAGATGATGGGCCATGCCTGGAAAAACCCGTTCTATCAGAAGCTGTGGGGGGCGGCCGGGATCGAACCGGGCGACATCACCAGCATGGAGGATCTGCAGAAGCTACCGAGCTTCGACAGCGATGACATCAAGAAGAGCTTGGAGGCCAAACCGCCCTTCGGTGAGATGTGCGGTATCGAGTTTGCGGAATTTGCCCGCAAGTCTCCGCTGAAGCTGCAGACCAGCGGCGGCACCACGGGAATGCCGAGGCCGACGCTCTACGGGCCGCTCGAGTGGGAGTATAATGGCGCTTTCATCGCGCGGACGATCTACGCGCAGAGCGGTAGGCCCGGTGACGTGATGCAGATCACGAGCACCCTCTCGCTCGCCAATATGGGCTGGGCTTATTACAAGGCGTGTCATGACTATCTCGGGATCGTACCGATCACCACTGGAACAGGCGTGGTCACTCCGAGCCGCCGCCAGATGGAATATGCCCGGGCCCTCGGTGTGAATGCTTGGGTGTCGTTCCCCGAATATCTCACACAGCTGGCCAAAGTCATGAAGACGGAGCTCGGGCGCGATGTACGCGAGCTCGGCACCAAATATATCTGCGCCTATCTCGGGCCGGATGTCGACAATGGACTCCGCATCCAGCTGCAGGAGCTATGGGGATGCCCCGTCTACGACAATTACGGGACTCATGAGGGCGGTGCTCTGGCCTTTGAGGCAGAGGATCAGGAAGGTCTTTACTTCATGGAGGATGCCGTCATATTCGAGTTCCTCGATGTGGAGACCGGACGCCCGGTGCCGACTCGGCAAGCAGGGGATATCTGCATCACCCACCTCCATCGCCATATACCGCCACTGATCCGCTATAACCTCCGCGATCTCGGCCGGATCAAATATGACGGGGCGAGTGCACTCGGCAGCAACTTCCGACGCATGGACAAGTTCCTTGGCCGATCGGACCAGATGGTCAAGATCCGGGGGGTCAACATCTATCCAATGGCCTGTTTGCAGGCCGTTCGCAGCGATGATCGCTCGACCGGTGAATGGATCTGCATTGCTACTCGGCACGAACGGGATGGGGTGCTGCGTGACGAGCTGACGGTCCGGATTGAATTGAAGAGCGACGGGCGTTCCCGCGAGGGCTTGAAAGAATATTACGAGAACCGCCTGCAGAATGATCTTGGCATCAAGATCGGCGTGGAGTTCGTGGAAGAAGGCAACCTGCCTGAGGCGAATATTGGCAAAGAAGGCAAGCCGCGCCGGTTGATCGATGAACGCGGCACGGTTAAAGCCTCCTGA
- a CDS encoding hotdog fold thioesterase has protein sequence MTVAAEDQDKRLRKGRRAEKSELTRNRLFEAAIRLVGDRGYAGSTIRKITSHARIAHGTFYNYFESQQDIFDQLLPYLGEKLRQYLETRLEDNVSFFERQDVLLVAFDDFIQENPAFYRVLTEAEVFAPKAYRVYVADNVEWFIRHFSADRRRGEFDAIREQQLEVIAFILMASHHYLNMRFSNWMGEVTRMPSWAVETFRDFVRGGMMSVNGRQDLIEPPVQADLTAPAASSAPASADQPTEIVKFTPRPADTELSYSAQSIQLDCRTTHIERGHVVVELDVDRRTLNSRGAVSGGTLTALMEIAGAAAMHDRAHQLSAETISINCTVIRAATEGVLCADSRVENAGRNIRFVTIRITLDGVDGPLIAQGTVTYRVIE, from the coding sequence ATGACCGTCGCGGCGGAAGATCAGGACAAGCGTCTGCGCAAAGGCCGACGTGCCGAAAAGAGCGAGTTGACCCGAAACCGTCTCTTTGAGGCGGCCATCCGCCTCGTGGGTGATCGCGGCTATGCGGGTTCGACCATTCGCAAGATCACGTCACATGCGCGCATCGCTCATGGCACCTTCTACAACTACTTCGAAAGCCAGCAGGATATTTTTGATCAGCTCTTACCTTACTTGGGAGAGAAGCTGAGGCAGTATCTCGAGACGAGGCTTGAGGACAATGTGAGCTTTTTCGAGCGGCAGGATGTGCTGCTCGTGGCATTTGACGATTTCATCCAGGAAAATCCGGCTTTCTACCGCGTCTTGACTGAGGCGGAAGTCTTCGCGCCAAAGGCCTACAGGGTATATGTCGCAGACAACGTAGAATGGTTCATTCGGCATTTCTCAGCCGACCGCCGGCGCGGTGAGTTTGATGCGATCCGGGAGCAGCAGCTCGAAGTCATCGCTTTCATCCTGATGGCGTCCCATCACTATCTGAACATGCGATTCAGCAACTGGATGGGTGAAGTGACGCGCATGCCGAGCTGGGCTGTCGAAACGTTCCGCGACTTCGTGCGTGGCGGTATGATGAGCGTTAACGGCAGGCAGGATCTGATCGAGCCACCCGTGCAGGCGGACTTGACCGCTCCAGCCGCATCTTCGGCACCCGCCTCAGCCGATCAGCCGACGGAGATCGTCAAGTTCACCCCGCGGCCTGCCGATACCGAGCTGTCCTACAGTGCACAATCGATCCAGCTCGATTGCCGCACCACCCATATCGAGCGCGGGCATGTGGTTGTGGAACTCGATGTCGATCGCCGCACGCTTAACAGTCGTGGCGCTGTATCAGGCGGCACACTGACGGCACTGATGGAGATTGCCGGGGCTGCGGCCATGCATGACCGCGCACACCAGTTATCGGCCGAAACGATCAGCATCAATTGCACGGTGATCCGGGCCGCGACCGAGGGAGTGCTTTGTGCTGATAGCCGGGTAGAAAATGCCGGCCGCAACATTCGTTTTGTCACCATAAGGATTACGCTCGACGGCGTCGATGGGCCCTTGATCGCGCAGGGGACTGTCACCTACCGCGTGATCGAGTGA
- a CDS encoding acyclic terpene utilization AtuA family protein gives MSKRIRIGCASGFWGDSEDGARQLLYRDRVDYLVFDYLSEVTMSILARARAKDPRLGYARDFVSPTMRGLLGRIAETGTKVIANAGGINPLACRDALADLIDKQRLNLKIAVVLGDDLMLREAELRAADVEHMDDGSRLPESLYSVNAYLGAEPIRAALELGADMVITGRCADSAIVLAPLMHEFGWQASDYDRLAGGSLAGHIVECGVQAVGGNFTDWEQVEGWEDMGFPIVDCAEDGSFIVTKPEGTGGLVTPLTVGEQLLYELGEPATYILPDVICDFTHVSLTDLGHDRVEVKGARGRVATDSYKVSATYQDGFRSTAMFTMVGRNNRAKIEKVGGAILARTRRLFRERGFGDYRRVSLKIIGAEDVYGPHARQGAMQSREQLLRLDVHHDEAEALKIFTREIAPAGTAMGPGRCSLVGGRPDVTPLVRLFSFLWPKNRVEIEIDINGQRHPVVVARGEPFQPPAPAQFKEATSPDWDGPSRRMALADIAVARSGDKGNTVNIGVIARKSAYLPIIAEQVTAEAVKAYFAHLAHGPVQRYALPGFDAFNFLLHEALDGGGVASLRNDPLGKGFAQMLLDMPIEMPVALLDDA, from the coding sequence ATGTCCAAGCGGATCAGGATTGGCTGCGCCTCCGGCTTCTGGGGCGATAGCGAGGATGGTGCCCGCCAACTGCTCTACCGGGATCGCGTGGACTATCTGGTCTTCGATTATCTGTCCGAAGTCACGATGTCGATCCTGGCGCGTGCTCGGGCTAAGGATCCGCGGCTCGGCTATGCCCGCGACTTCGTTTCCCCCACGATGCGTGGGCTCCTCGGGCGTATTGCCGAGACTGGGACAAAGGTCATTGCCAATGCCGGGGGTATCAATCCCCTCGCCTGTCGAGATGCGCTAGCAGATCTTATCGACAAGCAGCGCCTCAATCTGAAGATCGCAGTCGTCCTGGGCGATGACCTCATGCTGAGGGAAGCCGAATTGCGGGCGGCCGATGTCGAACACATGGACGATGGCTCCCGTCTGCCGGAAAGCCTCTACAGCGTGAATGCCTATCTGGGTGCCGAACCCATCCGCGCTGCTCTAGAGCTGGGTGCCGATATGGTCATCACGGGTCGCTGCGCAGATAGCGCCATTGTGCTGGCTCCGCTGATGCACGAGTTTGGCTGGCAAGCTTCGGATTATGACCGATTGGCGGGCGGCTCGCTCGCGGGGCACATCGTCGAATGTGGTGTTCAGGCAGTTGGCGGGAACTTTACCGACTGGGAACAGGTCGAAGGATGGGAGGATATGGGGTTTCCCATCGTCGACTGCGCCGAGGATGGCAGCTTCATCGTGACCAAGCCGGAAGGAACCGGCGGGCTCGTCACCCCGCTTACAGTTGGCGAGCAACTGCTCTATGAACTGGGTGAGCCTGCGACCTATATCCTTCCTGACGTCATCTGCGACTTCACGCATGTCAGCCTGACGGATCTCGGCCATGATCGTGTCGAGGTGAAGGGGGCCCGCGGCCGTGTAGCAACCGACAGTTACAAGGTGAGCGCAACATATCAGGACGGCTTCCGCTCAACTGCGATGTTCACCATGGTCGGGCGCAATAATCGGGCGAAGATCGAGAAGGTCGGCGGGGCCATCCTGGCTCGCACTCGGCGCCTGTTCCGAGAACGCGGGTTTGGTGACTACCGTCGTGTAAGCCTCAAGATTATCGGCGCTGAGGACGTCTATGGTCCTCATGCTCGGCAAGGCGCCATGCAATCACGCGAGCAGTTGTTACGCCTCGACGTACATCATGACGAGGCCGAAGCCCTCAAGATCTTTACACGCGAGATCGCGCCGGCCGGAACGGCCATGGGTCCGGGCCGTTGCAGTCTCGTCGGCGGGCGGCCAGACGTGACGCCGCTCGTGCGGCTGTTCTCCTTCCTTTGGCCCAAGAACCGGGTGGAAATAGAGATTGACATCAATGGTCAGCGCCATCCGGTCGTGGTCGCCCGGGGCGAGCCCTTTCAGCCTCCGGCTCCAGCGCAATTCAAGGAAGCCACTTCACCCGATTGGGACGGGCCATCGAGGAGAATGGCTCTGGCCGATATTGCTGTTGCGCGCAGCGGCGATAAGGGAAACACCGTGAATATCGGCGTCATCGCCCGCAAATCAGCCTATCTCCCAATCATCGCCGAACAGGTCACAGCGGAAGCCGTGAAGGCCTACTTCGCTCATCTGGCCCATGGCCCGGTCCAACGTTATGCTCTTCCCGGGTTCGATGCCTTCAACTTCCTACTGCACGAGGCCCTCGACGGGGGCGGGGTGGCCTCTCTGCGCAATGATCCGCTCGGAAAAGGCTTTGCGCAGATGCTGCTCGACATGCCGATCGAGATGCCGGTCGCGCTCCTCGATGATGCCTGA
- a CDS encoding acetyl/propionyl/methylcrotonyl-CoA carboxylase subunit alpha has translation MPAGIRTILVANRGEIAVRVLRTVKELGYRGIAVFSDADADAPHVMAADRAIRIGEAPVGKSYLSTPAIIAAARLSNADAIHPGYGFLSENAEFAAACAEAGIIFIGPSPEAIRAMGDKRMAKERMEAAGVPCIPGYRGADQSPEAMAAAVRRIGFPLMIKAAAGGGGRGIRLVHSEAELLPAMNTASSEARNAFGDGTLYLERALISARHIEVQIMGDAHGKVLHFGERDCSTQRRNQKILEEAPSPALNDEQRQRICADAVAAARSISYVGAGTVEFLLDQKGKHFFLEMNTRLQVEHPVTEMITGVDLVELQIRVATGQPLGLEQQDISFTGSAIEARLYAEDPSAGFLPQTGTITRWRPASGPRIRVDSGIHEGQSVTPFYDPMLAKIIGWGPTREDARRALDRALEDTIILGVGTNRRYLTRLLKDDAFVSGTITTDYLAQADGLARADEPEAFEQAVAALLLCWPLGMSVRQWREAGGASWRIRFDGNDKTVVMIERHIDGTATITLAHSRFEVTPITLNEDTLTLRVGDMLEHATFARSKSTVEIVWQGRYATFSEIDEQARGLQDIASDGRLRAPMSGCVVKVLVCVGDRVARGDCLVVLEAMKMETELRAGVDGVVTVLDARVGEQVTAQHVLAEISIDEAA, from the coding sequence ATGCCAGCAGGGATTCGAACCATTCTCGTCGCCAATCGCGGCGAGATTGCCGTGCGCGTATTGCGTACCGTGAAGGAGCTCGGTTATCGCGGCATCGCCGTCTTTAGTGACGCTGACGCCGATGCGCCACATGTCATGGCTGCCGATCGCGCCATCCGTATCGGGGAAGCCCCCGTCGGCAAATCCTATCTTTCGACCCCCGCGATCATCGCTGCCGCGCGCCTCAGCAATGCCGATGCAATCCATCCCGGCTATGGTTTCCTTTCCGAGAATGCGGAGTTTGCTGCCGCCTGCGCTGAGGCTGGGATTATTTTCATCGGCCCATCTCCCGAGGCCATCCGGGCCATGGGCGATAAGCGGATGGCAAAGGAGCGCATGGAGGCTGCCGGCGTTCCCTGCATTCCGGGTTATCGCGGCGCAGACCAGAGCCCCGAAGCCATGGCCGCAGCCGTGCGGCGAATTGGCTTTCCTCTGATGATCAAGGCCGCCGCAGGTGGTGGCGGTCGAGGTATAAGGCTGGTGCACAGCGAAGCCGAGCTTTTGCCGGCCATGAACACGGCCTCGTCCGAAGCGCGCAACGCCTTTGGCGATGGTACTCTCTATCTGGAACGGGCGCTCATTTCCGCGCGTCATATCGAGGTGCAGATCATGGGAGATGCCCATGGTAAGGTCCTCCACTTCGGTGAACGCGACTGCTCGACGCAACGCCGCAATCAGAAGATTCTCGAGGAAGCCCCCTCGCCTGCCCTCAATGACGAGCAGCGGCAGCGGATCTGTGCCGACGCGGTCGCCGCGGCCAGATCGATCAGCTATGTGGGCGCCGGGACCGTCGAATTCCTGCTCGATCAGAAGGGCAAACACTTCTTTCTCGAAATGAACACCCGGCTTCAAGTCGAGCATCCGGTTACGGAAATGATCACCGGCGTCGATCTGGTGGAGCTCCAGATCCGCGTCGCTACCGGTCAGCCACTCGGGTTAGAGCAGCAGGATATTTCCTTTACGGGCAGTGCCATTGAAGCTCGCCTCTATGCAGAGGATCCATCCGCAGGCTTCCTTCCGCAGACAGGCACGATCACTCGCTGGCGCCCGGCCAGCGGCCCCCGCATCCGCGTTGACTCGGGCATTCATGAAGGCCAGAGCGTTACCCCGTTCTATGACCCGATGCTTGCCAAGATCATCGGCTGGGGTCCCACTCGCGAGGATGCCCGGCGTGCGCTCGACCGCGCCTTGGAAGATACGATCATCCTCGGGGTGGGCACCAACCGGCGATATCTCACGCGCTTGTTGAAAGATGACGCTTTTGTCAGCGGCACCATCACGACGGATTATCTCGCGCAGGCTGATGGTCTTGCCCGGGCCGACGAGCCAGAGGCCTTCGAACAAGCCGTTGCGGCGCTTCTGCTGTGCTGGCCGCTGGGCATGTCGGTTCGCCAGTGGCGAGAGGCGGGCGGAGCGAGCTGGCGAATTCGCTTCGATGGCAATGACAAGACTGTGGTGATGATCGAACGCCATATCGACGGCACCGCGACGATAACACTCGCGCATAGCCGGTTCGAGGTGACACCGATCACTCTCAATGAGGACACGCTCACGTTGCGGGTCGGCGACATGCTGGAGCATGCCACCTTTGCCCGGAGCAAGAGTACTGTCGAGATCGTTTGGCAGGGACGCTACGCCACATTCTCGGAGATTGATGAGCAGGCACGCGGGCTTCAAGACATAGCATCGGATGGGCGCCTGCGGGCGCCGATGTCGGGCTGCGTGGTGAAAGTGCTCGTCTGTGTCGGGGACCGCGTCGCTCGGGGTGATTGTCTCGTTGTGCTCGAAGCCATGAAAATGGAAACGGAGCTTCGCGCCGGGGTTGATGGCGTGGTGACCGTGCTCGATGCTCGCGTCGGTGAACAGGTTACCGCGCAGCACGTCCTTGCGGAAATCTCGATCGATGAGGCCGCATAA
- a CDS encoding enoyl-CoA hydratase/isomerase family protein — MIMSSALPDCETLLLDRKGAALFITLNRPAVRNALNSAMWDQINAVFQAIAPDRSIKIVVLRGAGGTFCSGGDIGERSQLRDNAPLEGGDPVAERNRRAGFIFSRIDEAPQAVIAVVEGPALGGGFGLACAADIVIGSSTARFGLPEVTLGLAPAQIVPFLLRRIGPARLRRLALTAARIDAAEAYRIGIIDELCPDEAAIEQRIAALANEIDRGAPGAISVAKQLIRQAELTDQSGFLDQASQIISRMTQGAEGIEGAAAFREKRAPSWRQTRM; from the coding sequence ATGATCATGAGCAGCGCCTTGCCTGATTGTGAAACGCTGCTGCTCGATCGTAAGGGTGCAGCCCTCTTCATCACGTTGAACCGCCCAGCCGTACGCAATGCGCTGAACAGTGCAATGTGGGACCAGATCAACGCGGTGTTCCAGGCGATCGCCCCCGACCGGTCGATCAAGATCGTGGTGCTGCGCGGTGCCGGGGGAACCTTTTGTTCTGGCGGGGATATCGGCGAGCGCTCGCAGTTGCGCGACAATGCCCCACTGGAGGGGGGCGATCCCGTTGCCGAGCGGAACCGCCGGGCCGGCTTTATTTTTTCACGCATCGATGAAGCGCCACAAGCTGTCATCGCAGTGGTCGAAGGACCCGCACTGGGGGGTGGCTTTGGCCTTGCCTGCGCGGCCGACATCGTGATCGGCTCCTCCACCGCTCGTTTCGGCTTGCCGGAGGTCACGCTTGGCCTCGCACCGGCACAAATCGTGCCCTTCCTGCTGCGCCGCATAGGGCCTGCGCGATTGCGCCGGCTCGCACTGACGGCCGCGCGAATAGATGCGGCCGAGGCCTATCGAATCGGCATCATCGATGAATTGTGCCCGGATGAGGCGGCCATCGAACAGCGTATCGCCGCCCTTGCGAATGAGATCGACCGGGGTGCCCCGGGCGCGATTTCGGTGGCCAAGCAGCTGATTAGACAGGCTGAACTCACCGACCAGTCCGGTTTCCTGGATCAAGCCTCGCAGATCATCTCCCGCATGACCCAGGGGGCTGAGGGCATCGAGGGTGCTGCCGCTTTCAGGGAAAAGCGCGCGCCTTCATGGCGGCAAACGAGGATGTGA
- a CDS encoding acyl-CoA dehydrogenase family protein: MTIFGPEHEELRRSLRRFIDTEINPFVQEWEDIEQFPSHEICKKAGNAGFLGISKPVEFGGLGLDYSYSTIWAEALGTIHCGGIASALGVQTDMCTPALAKHGNDELRREFLAPTIAGDYVGCLGVSEVGAGSDVASIKTYARRDGDDYVINGGKMWTTNGTKADWICLLANTSDENGPHKNKSLIVVPMDAKGIDRSTKLRKFGLWASDTAQVFFDNVRVPRRNLIGEEGMGFIYQMEQFAEERLFAAARTVTQMQGLIDATIEYTGQRVAFGKPLLDNQWIHYTLSDMATEVEALRCLTYTAVENYVKGEDVKLLTAMAKLKAGKLAREIPDQCLQFWGGAGYLWESRVSRILRDSRLVAIGGGANEVMMAIISKELGILPGRNKRA, translated from the coding sequence ATGACGATTTTCGGCCCTGAGCATGAAGAACTGCGCCGCTCGCTGCGTCGGTTCATCGATACCGAAATCAACCCTTTCGTCCAGGAATGGGAAGACATCGAGCAGTTTCCCAGCCACGAGATCTGCAAGAAGGCTGGCAATGCGGGGTTCCTCGGGATCAGCAAGCCGGTCGAGTTCGGCGGGCTCGGGCTCGACTACAGCTACAGCACGATCTGGGCCGAGGCTCTCGGGACCATCCATTGTGGCGGCATTGCCTCCGCGCTCGGGGTGCAGACCGACATGTGCACCCCCGCCCTGGCCAAGCACGGCAATGACGAACTCCGCCGCGAGTTCCTTGCACCGACCATCGCCGGCGACTATGTGGGCTGCCTGGGCGTTAGTGAAGTCGGGGCCGGATCAGACGTCGCCAGCATCAAGACCTATGCCCGAAGGGATGGCGATGACTATGTGATCAACGGCGGAAAGATGTGGACCACAAACGGCACCAAGGCCGACTGGATCTGTCTGCTTGCAAATACCAGCGACGAAAACGGTCCGCACAAGAACAAGTCGCTGATCGTCGTTCCCATGGATGCCAAAGGCATCGACCGCTCGACCAAGCTGCGAAAGTTCGGGTTGTGGGCATCCGATACCGCGCAGGTCTTTTTCGACAATGTTCGCGTGCCGCGCCGAAACCTGATTGGCGAGGAGGGCATGGGCTTCATCTATCAGATGGAGCAGTTCGCTGAAGAGCGCCTGTTTGCGGCCGCCCGCACCGTGACCCAGATGCAGGGTTTGATCGACGCGACCATCGAATATACCGGTCAGCGTGTCGCCTTCGGCAAGCCGCTGCTAGACAACCAGTGGATCCACTACACCTTGAGCGACATGGCGACCGAGGTCGAGGCATTACGCTGCCTGACCTACACAGCAGTCGAGAACTACGTGAAGGGTGAGGACGTCAAGCTGCTCACTGCCATGGCCAAGCTGAAGGCCGGTAAACTCGCCCGTGAAATCCCCGACCAATGCCTGCAGTTCTGGGGCGGTGCGGGCTATCTGTGGGAATCGCGTGTTTCGCGCATCCTCCGCGACAGCCGCCTGGTGGCGATTGGCGGCGGCGCGAATGAGGTGATGATGGCGATCATCTCCAAGGAGCTCGGAATCCTGCCCGGTCGTAACAAGCGGGCATGA
- a CDS encoding acyl-CoA carboxylase subunit beta: protein MPPFRSTIDPASETFATQREAMLALIAEVDALENKVRARSELARARFEERGQLLPRERLARLFDRGSPILSLTPLAGLGMHDDDGVENVLGGSVIAQIGFVNGTRVMAIANDSAIKGGATMPMGLKKYLRAQEIALANRLPVVLLVESAGANLAYQAELFAEGGRRFYNMAKLSAAGIPQVAIVHGSCTAGGAYLPGMSDYCIMVRGRAKVFLAGPPLLKAATGEIADDEELGGADMHGMVAGTAEFLADNDAEAIEIARNVIGSLGWQERPASQNWQEPLYSPDELAGVVPTDYRKRYDVREVVARLVDGSDFLEFKKDFGSQIFCGFAAIEGMQCGLIGNNGPIFPEAAVKAAQFIQLCSQARKSIIYLQNTTGFMVGRDAERAGIIKHGAKMIQAVSNAPVPSITLLIGGSFGAGNFGMCGRSYDPRFIFAWPNSRISIMGAEQAATVMEIVTEQKLARKGRTPDPERMAATRVAIIQKVEAESTALAATGRMWDDGIIDPRDSRRVLAFCLRTCHEAEARQLQPITFGAARL from the coding sequence ATGCCGCCCTTCAGAAGCACCATCGATCCGGCAAGCGAGACCTTCGCCACCCAGCGCGAAGCGATGCTTGCGCTCATTGCCGAGGTGGACGCCCTAGAGAACAAGGTGCGGGCACGCTCCGAGCTTGCGCGAGCGAGGTTCGAAGAGCGCGGTCAACTGCTCCCCCGCGAGCGCCTTGCGCGATTGTTCGACCGAGGCAGCCCGATTCTCAGTCTCACCCCCCTGGCTGGGCTAGGAATGCATGACGATGACGGGGTCGAGAACGTGCTTGGCGGCTCGGTGATCGCTCAGATCGGCTTCGTCAATGGCACCCGTGTGATGGCGATTGCCAATGACAGTGCCATCAAGGGCGGCGCGACCATGCCCATGGGGCTAAAGAAGTATCTTCGGGCGCAGGAGATCGCCCTGGCGAACCGCCTCCCGGTCGTTCTGTTGGTCGAAAGCGCCGGTGCGAACCTCGCCTATCAGGCCGAGCTATTCGCCGAGGGAGGCCGACGCTTCTACAATATGGCCAAGCTCTCGGCCGCGGGCATTCCGCAGGTCGCTATCGTGCACGGCTCCTGCACGGCAGGAGGCGCTTATCTCCCCGGCATGTCGGATTACTGCATTATGGTGAGAGGTCGCGCCAAGGTCTTCCTCGCCGGCCCACCCCTTCTGAAGGCGGCTACCGGCGAGATCGCCGATGACGAAGAGCTCGGCGGTGCCGACATGCATGGCATGGTCGCAGGAACGGCCGAATTTCTCGCCGATAACGATGCAGAGGCGATCGAGATCGCTCGTAACGTCATCGGCTCACTCGGATGGCAGGAGCGACCGGCGTCGCAGAACTGGCAGGAGCCGCTCTACTCTCCCGATGAACTGGCCGGTGTCGTCCCGACGGATTACCGCAAACGCTACGATGTGCGCGAGGTTGTGGCGCGCCTGGTGGATGGCTCGGATTTCCTGGAGTTCAAGAAGGATTTCGGTAGCCAGATCTTCTGCGGATTTGCAGCCATCGAAGGTATGCAGTGCGGCCTGATCGGGAATAATGGCCCGATCTTCCCGGAAGCGGCTGTGAAAGCCGCGCAGTTCATCCAGCTCTGCTCGCAAGCACGAAAGTCGATCATTTACCTGCAGAACACGACAGGCTTCATGGTTGGCCGTGACGCGGAGCGCGCGGGCATCATCAAGCATGGCGCCAAGATGATCCAAGCTGTCTCGAATGCCCCGGTACCTAGCATCACTCTGCTCATCGGTGGCTCGTTTGGTGCCGGCAATTTCGGCATGTGCGGTCGCTCTTACGACCCACGCTTCATCTTCGCCTGGCCCAATTCGCGGATATCGATCATGGGCGCCGAACAGGCCGCTACCGTCATGGAAATCGTCACTGAACAGAAGCTCGCGCGAAAGGGCCGCACGCCGGACCCGGAGCGGATGGCGGCTACTCGGGTCGCCATTATTCAGAAGGTCGAAGCGGAATCGACCGCACTCGCCGCCACCGGGCGCATGTGGGATGACGGCATCATCGATCCCCGCGACAGCCGCCGAGTCCTGGCGTTCTGCCTGAGGACCTGCCACGAAGCAGAAGCACGCCAACTCCAACCAATAACCTTTGGCGCTGCCCGCCTTTAG